Within the Chroicocephalus ridibundus unplaced genomic scaffold, bChrRid1.1 SCAFFOLD_840, whole genome shotgun sequence genome, the region agggggggtccgagccggaggccccggggggggggggccggggccggggccgggctgggagcccggggacgcggggggggaaccgtccctagagcgggggggtccgagccggaggatggggggggcagggccggggccggcctgggagcccggggacgcggggggggggacgcggggggggagggaaccgtcccgggagcgggggggggtccgtcccgggagcgggggccgcctgccatcctcccgcccgacggaaacgcggccggcagacgccgctccccacgtgaccacccggaagtaacgtaccggaagatgcttcgcaggctggcgagtgGTAGGACCCCATGTCACCTCCACGGGCACTAGCGGGACCCCGTGTCCCTCTGTGTCACCTCATCAGTGTCAGCACAATCCCAGCgtggcactggtgggacccccACCTCCCGCTGTGTCACCCCGTACACGGGTGACAGTCCCATCCCAGTACGGCCCAGTCCAGCACTGGTGGGACCCACCACGTCACCCCGTGTCACCTCCTGGGTGGCAGCACCATCCCAGTTTGTCACAGTCGCTTACTGGTTCTTTCCATCCCGGTGACCCAacgctttattttatttctttttttcacttttgcccCTTTTTCACACCATTTCAGCCCATTAAAGTTCATGGGGTGACATCGCTGGTGGCATCGCCGCGTCCTGTCGGGGGTGGCACTTGTGGACACGAGTGTCCCCACGGTATGGGGAGGTTGGGGACGCAGAGGGGGATGGCACCCCCGGGAAGGACAAGaggatcctggggggggggacaccgcgacccccatggggacaggggtgtccccgGGAAGGGGGAGGCACATTGGGACCCCCATTAGGACAGGGTTGTCCCCAGAAGAGGGGGGGGGAGGACATTGTGACCCCCGGGGGGACAGAAGTGTCCCCGGGGGGTCCAGAGAGGGGCACTGGGACCCCCCGTGGGGACAGAGGTGTCCCCaagaggggtggaggggacatTGGGACCCCCATTAGGACAGGGGTGTCCCCGTGGGGGCACATTGGGACCcccgtggggacaggggtgtccccgGGAGGGGTGGGGTGTGACATTGGGACCcctgtggggacactgggatcccccagggggacaggggtgtccgcgggaggggtgggtgggggggacatCGGGAcccctgtggggacaggggtgtccctggggtggctgctggcgggcagagggacCCGGGGGCgccgctcccgttgccatggtcACGCGTTGCCAGGGCGACCTGGCCGGGCCGCGGCGCGACCCTCATGGCAACGGCCgtcccgcccgcccccgccccgcgccgctaTTGGCTGTCGCGCTCCCGCTCTGCGTGCGCTGATTGGCCGGTGCTGCACCGGTGGCGGAACGGAGACGAGGGCGGGAACCGGAACCCAAACTGGGAGCTGGGCCCAGACCAGTACAGGGCCCGAACTGGGAGCTGGTCTGAACTGGGAGCTGGGCCCAGACCAGTATAGGGCCTGAACTGGGAGCTGGTCTGAACTGGGAGCTGGGCCGAACTGGGAGCTGGGCCCGGACCAGTACAGGGCCCGAACTGGGAGCTGGTCTGAACTGGGAGCTGGGCCCGGACCAGTATAGGGCCTGAACTGGGAGCTGGTTTGaactgggagctggccccagacCAGTACAGGGCCCGAACTGGGAGCTGGGCCCAGACCAGTACAGGGCCTGAACTGGGAGCTGGTTTGAACTGGGAGCTGGGCCCCAGACCAGTACAGGGCCTGAACTGGGAAGTGGCCCTAAACTGGGAGAGATTCCTGAGCTGGGACAGGGCTGCATCCCCAAACCAGTGTGGGGTCTCAACTGGGTCAGAAGCTGTACTGGGACCAGAGCCCCAAACTGGGACCAGAGCCTAAACTGGGACTGGAGCCTGAACTGGGAATAGAGCCTTGAACTGGGACCggagcctgaactgggaccagAGAAGTGAACTGGGACCAGGGCCTGAACTGGGACTggagcctgaactgggaccagagcctgaactgggaATAGAACCTTGAACTGGGACCGGAGCCCTGAACTGGGACCCCCTCCGTCCCCCTTCCCCCGCGTCCCCCTCAGTCGCAGGcccagcacccccctccccagcgagccccctggcagaggggccGGTGTTTGTCCAGGCCGCTGCGCAGGCGGAAGTGGcggccgcagcgctcgcaggccCTGCCGGCCCCGTCGTGGGTCTTCATGTGCTCCGTCAGATGGTGCTTCAGCTTGAAGCGCTTGTGGCAGGCGGCGCAGGCGAAGGGCCGCAGGCTGAAGGTCAGCATGATGTGCCGGTCCCGCTTGGGCTTGACGGCGAAGCGTTTGCCGCACAGGCAACCGAAGCGTTTGCCGTCGGGAGCCGCTCCCAACTTCACCGGGGCGTGAAGCGCTTGGCCCCGGCCCAGGATCTCGTTCCCGTGAAGGTCCACCGGTTTCCAAGACGGCTGCGGGAAGACGGCCGCCCCCCCGCCTGTCACCAGCGTGCCGCCCGTTGTCACCatcgtcccgccgccgccggccgggatGACGTAGCTCACCTCCGCCGGGGCGAAGCCCCCGGCCAACTCCGCCGCCGGCAGGAGGCCCTCAACGGCGGCGCCGTCGCCCGCTTCTTGCTTGATGTAGAAGATCTTGGGGGGCTCGTGGGCGTCTCCGGGGGCCCcgtcttcctcctcatcctcctccagcaCGATCTGGAGGGCGTCGgtggggcggtggcggcggcggtggccgccctcttcctcctcctcttcttcttcctcctcgtcctcctccacACAGATCTTGAGGACCTCCTCGCCCGTGTCCTTCAGGAGGGAGCTCAGGGACGACGTGGCTGCTGGCGCCACATCAGTGGCCACGCGGATTTTGAGGACCTCCTCGCCCCCCTCCTTGGTGAAAGATGGCGTTGCCGCGTCACCGCCGCAGGTGGCCCATGAAGAGCCATCGCCACCACGCAGGGGCTATGGCGATGATGAAGAGCCATCGCCACCACGGGTGGACCATGAGGATGCTCCATCGCCACCGCGGGTGGGACACGATGAGCCATCGCCCCCGCGCGTGGTCCACGAGGAGGATGAAGACCCATCTCCACCACGGTTGGGCCACAATGATCCTCCATCTCCACCGTGGCTGGTGCATGAAGCCCCATCTCCACCACGGGTGGCCC harbors:
- the LOC134509563 gene encoding LOW QUALITY PROTEIN: zinc finger and BTB domain-containing protein 9-like (The sequence of the model RefSeq protein was modified relative to this genomic sequence to represent the inferred CDS: inserted 1 base in 1 codon), which translates into the protein MAAEGGRVQISFPQHAAALLDSLNRLRLEGKFCDVAVHVGGRIFPAHKSVLAAASPFFHDKLLLQDGGRLLLPPAIDPDAFEGLLHLIYSGRLTLLLEALPGHLLVASGLQMWHVVDQCSEILRELEGGXCRWAGRGNEPLRGGDGSSWATCGGDAATPSFTKEGGEEVLKIRVATDVAPAATSSLSSLLKDTGEEVLKICVEEDEEEEEEEEEEGGHRRRHRPTDALQIVLEEDEEEDGAPGDAHEPPKIFYIKQEAGDGAAVEGLLPAAELAGGFAPAEVSYVIPAGGGGTMVTTGGTLVTGGGAAVFPQPSWKPVDLHGNEILGRGQALHAPVKLGAAPDGKRFGCLCGKRFAVKPKRDRHIMLTFSLRPFACAACHKRFKLKHHLTEHMKTHDGAGRACERCGRHFRLRSGLDKHRPLCQGARWGGGCWACD